One genomic window of Camelina sativa cultivar DH55 chromosome 5, Cs, whole genome shotgun sequence includes the following:
- the LOC104789401 gene encoding putative protein TPRXL — protein MKKKGKGKLDSNQGSVADEAGSSKSTKDPSPKSVVETQGTSVGLASASLSSVPVATSQPCSNLKIPVPKPRSLKKPTKSKSSPSSPTTTIATHNPYDVLAPPLSCPLPPNPSIPSSTPDINPPTPSSSSTDPISYMVIDSPIRNLQATGSGEIPPPSGGTPQRT, from the coding sequence ATGAAGAAAAAGGGCAAAGGAAAGCTTGACTCTAATCAAGGTTCGGTTGCTGATGAGGCAGGTAGTTCTAAAAGTACTAAAGATCCTAGCCCGAAGTCTGTGGTTGAAACCCAGGGAACTTCAGTTGGTTTGGCCAGtgcttctctctcttctgtcCCGGTAGCTACTTCTCAGCCCTGTTCAAATCTCAAAATCCCTGTACCTAAACCCCGTTCTTTGAAAAAGCCAACTAAGTCTAaatcttcaccttcttccccGACTACTACAATTGCTACTCACAATCCTTACGATGTGTTAGCACCTCCTCTCAGTTGCCCACTCCCTCCTAACCCCTCAATACCATCTTCTACACCTGATATTAATCCTCCTACCCCCTCTTCATCTTCAACTGATCCTATCTCCTACATGGTTATTGACTCTCCAATCCGAAACCTTCAAGCCACTGGCTCTGGGGAAATTCCTCCACCTTCAGGAGGAACTCCTCAGCGCACATAA
- the LOC104789402 gene encoding probable disease resistance protein At1g58390 has product MAGELVSFGVQKLWDLLTHKYEQIHGVNDQVTELKRDLNLLSSFIEDADKKRTRAVVRNSLEEIKEIIFDAEDIIETFLLKEEPGMTSGVHNHFRRLALYIPDRKEIAVDIEGISKRISKVIGDMQSFGVQQIIADSSIPPLYDRQREMRETFSTDQEKDLVGLEANIQTLVEIMVEENSVEVVSITGMGGVGKTTLARQVFNHKKVKDKFDGLAWVCLSQEFSRISVWQTILRNLSPTEDEKKIMKMTESTLQGELFQLLETSKSLIVLDDIWKEEDWDRIKPIFPPKKDWKVLLTSRNESVAACGDTTYINFKPDCLTFQNSWTLFQRVAFPRKDVSGT; this is encoded by the exons ATGGCTGGGGAACTTGTGTCGTTTGGAGTACAAAAGCTATGGGATCTACTCACGCATAAATACGAGCAAATTCATGGAGTTAATGATCAAGTTACTGAACTAAAACGAGATCTAAACTTGTTAAGTTCTTTTATAGAAGATGCAGATAAGAAACGTACACGTGCGGTGGTGCGAAACAGTTTGGAAGAGatcaaagaaattatttttgatgCAGAGGACATAATCGAAACCTTTCTTTTAAAGGAAGAACCCGGAATGACAAGTGGCGTGCATAACCATTTCAGAAGGCTTGCTTTGTATATTCCAGATCGCAAGGAAATTGCAGTAGATATTGAAGGCATAAGTAAGAGGATCTCCAAGGTGATAGGTGATATGCAAAGTTTTGGAGTACAACAGATAATTGCCGACAGCAGTATCCCGCCTTTATATGATAGACAAAGGGAGATGCGAGAAACGTTTTCCACGGATCAGGAAAAAGATCTTGTGGGGTTGGAAGCAAATATCCAAACACTAGTTGAAATAATGGTGGAAGAAAATAGCGTTGAAGTGGTTTCAATAACTGGGATGGGTGGTGTTGGTAAAACCACCCTTGCTAGGCAAGTTTTTAATCACAAGAAGGTTAAAGATAAGTTTGATGGACTTGCATGGGTGTGTCTCTCACAAGAGTTTAGCCGAATATCTGTTTGGCAAACAATCTTGCGGAATCTCAGTCCCACAGAAGACGAaaagaaaatcatgaaaatGACAGAATCTACACTCCAAGGTGAACTCTTTCAATTGTTGGAAACATCTAAATCATTAATTGTCCTTGATGACATATGGAAAGAGGAAGATTGGGACCGAATCAAGCCAATATTTCCACCCAAAAAAG ATTGGAAGGTGTTACTTACTTCACGGAATGAGAGTGTCGCAGCATGTGGAGATACAACATATATCAACTTTAAACCAGATTGCCTAACTTTTCAAAACAGTTGGACACTTTTTCAAAGAGTAGCATTTCCAAGGAAAGATGTTTCCGGTACGTGA
- the LOC104787239 gene encoding uncharacterized protein LOC104787239 — protein sequence MKRFTVCCISNRTHKNRNRNPDKKLKESMEMISRKDIEEPEKQNNNNVTSSIIGSDPTNVIANHDFSSGMHSWHPNCCEAFVVTAGCNVSHGVLDLSNCGSYVVVTNRKETWQGLEQDITSRVKPCCLYKVSATVAVAGPVQGLVEVMATLKLENGQSPTNYQLIAKTCVFKEKWVRLEGMFSLPSLPEKVVFYLEGPSTGIDLLVQSVTIHGESEPKLECVTTAEDETIVVNPNFEDGLNNWSGRSCKIVLHDSIADGKIVPESGKVFASATERTQYWHGIQQEISGKVQRKRLYEATAIVRIYGNNVTTATVQATLWVQNPNQRDQYIGIANAQATDKEWLHLKGKFLLNGSASRVVIYIEGPPPGTDILLNSLTVKHAEKNAPSPPPSIENPAYGVNIVTNSHLSDNTTNGWFPLGNCKLSVAEGSPRILPPMARDSLGPHVPLSGRYILVTNRTQTWMGPGQVITDKLKLFLTYQISVWVKVGSGVTSPQNVNVALGIDSQWVNGGQVEINDDRWHEIGGSFRVEKQPSKALVYVQGPSSGIDLMVAGLQIFPVDRVARIKHLRRQCDKIRKSDVTLKFSGVDSSKLSGAMVRVRQIRNSFPVGTCISRTNMDNEDFVEFFLKNFNWAVFGNELKWYWTEPEQGKLYYQDADDMLNLCSSNNIETRGHCIFWEVQSMVQQWIQNMNQTDINTAVQNRLTGLLNRYKGKFKHYDVNNEMLHGSFYQDKLGKDIRVQMFKTAHQLDPSATLFVNDYHIEDGCDPKSCPEKYTEHILDLQEKGAPVGGIGIQGHIDSPVGPIVCSALDKLGILGLPIWFTELDVSSVNEHIRADDMEVMMWEAFGHPAVEGIMLWGFWELFMSRDNSHLVDAEGDVNEAGKRFLSVKKAWLSHANGHIDQNGAFPFRGYNGNYAVEVITTSSTKVLKTFVVEKGDSSQVITVDLQGL from the exons ATGAAGAGATTCACAGTTTGCTGCATCTCAAACCGAACCCACAAGAACAGAAATCGAAATCCAGACAAG aaattaaaagaaagcaTGGAGATGATTTCAAGAAAAGACATTGAAGAG CCtgaaaaacagaacaacaacaatgtaACATCTTCTATCATTGGTTCTGATCCCACCAATGTAATTGCGAATCATGACTTCTCTTCCGGGATGCATTCGTGGCATCCGAATTGCTGCGAGGCCTTTGTTGTCACTGCCGGGTGTAATGTCTCTCACGGTGTTTTAGACCTGTCAAATTGCGGTAGCTATGTAGTTGTCACGAACAGGAAAGAAACTTGGCAAGGCTTGGAGCAAGACATTACAAGCAGAGTGAAACCTTGTTGTCTTTATAAAGTTTCAGCAACTGTTGCTGTCGCTGGACCTGTTCAAGGATTGGTAGAAGTTATGGCCACCTTGAAGCTCGAAAACGGACAATCACCAACAAACTATCAGCTCATCGCAAA AACTTGTGTCTTCAAGGAGAAGTGGGTGAGACTAGAAGGCATGTTCTCGTTACCTAGCTTACCAGAAAAAGTTGTATTCTATTTGGAAGGCCCGTCAACGGGGATCGATCTTCTCGTACAGTCTGTTACCATTCACGGCGAAAGCGAGCCTAAG CTggagtgtgttactactgctGAAGATGAGACTATCGTAGTGAACCCAAACTTTGAAGATGGACTAAACAACTGGTCTGGGAGAAGCTGCAAGATTGTGTTACATGACTCAATTGCTGATGGAAAGATAGTACCAGAATCCGGGAAAGTCTTCGCTTCGGCTACAGAACGCACACAGTACTGGCATGGTATTCAGCAAGAGATCAGCGGGAAAGTTCAAAGGAAACGCCTCTACGAGGCAACCGCAATAGTACGCATATACGGAAACAATGTGACTACTGCTACAGTACAAGCTACTCTATGGGTCCAAAATCCTAATCAACGCGATCAATACATTGGCATAGCAaa tGCGCAGGCAACAGACAAAGAGTGGTTACATTTGAAAGGGAAGTTCCTCCTCAACGGTTCTGCATCACGAGTAGTCATTTACATCGAAGGTCCACCTCCAGGAACTGATATTCTCCTCAATAGCTTAACTGTGAAACACGCCGAGAAAAACGCTCCTTCACCTCCCCCTTCTATTGAG AATCCTGCATATGGGGTAAACATAGTCACAAATAGCCATTTAAGTGATAATACGACCAATGGATGGTTTCCATTAGGGAACTGCAAACTAAGTGTCGCGGAAGGATCACCTCGTATCCTTCCTCCAATGGCAAGAGACTCGCTTGGACCACACGTACCTCTAAGTGGCCGCTATATACTTGTGACTAACCGAACACAGACATGGATGGGTCCAGGTCAAGTGATCACAGATAAACTTAAGCTGTTTTTAACATACCAAATATCAGTTTGGGTCAAAGTCGGTTCTGGCGTCACTAGTCCGCAAAATGTTAATGTCGCACTTGGTATTGATAGCCAATGGGTAAACGGAGGACAAGTCGAGATCAATGATGATAGATGGCATGAAATTGGCGGTTCTTTCCGAGTTGAGAAGCAGCCTTCTAAGGCTTTGGTTTATGTTCAAGGCCCTTCTTCTGGCATTGATCTCATGGTTGCTGGATTGCAGATTTTTCCGGTTGATCGAGTCGCAAGAATTAAACATTTGAGAAGACAATGTGACAAG ATCCGTAAGAGTGACGTTACCCTCAAGTTTTCTGGTGTTGATTCTAGCAAACTGTCTGGAGCTATGGTTAGAGTTCGACAAATAAGAAACAGCTTCCCTGTTGGAACTTGCATAAGCAGAACAAATATGGATAACGAAGATTTCGTCGAGTTCTTCTTGAAGAACTTTAATTGGGCGGTGTTTGGTAACGAGTTAAAATGGTACTGGACAGAACCAGAGCAAGGGAAGCTTTACTACCAAGATGCAGACGATATGCTAAACTTGTGTAGTAGCAACAACATAGAGACCAGAGGACATTGTATCTTCTGGGAAGTCCAATCAATGGTTCAGCAATGGATCCAAAACATGAACCAAACGGACATAAACACCGCAGTACAAAACCGGTTAACCGGTCTTTTAAACAGGTACAAAGGGAAATTCAAACATTACGATGTGAATAACGAGATGTTACACGGGTCATTCTACCAAGACAAGCTAGGCAAAGACATAAGAGTCCAAATGTTCAAAACCGCACACCAACTAGACCCATCAGCGACATTGTTCGTGAACGATTACCACATAGAAGACGGGTGTGACCCAAAATCATGCCCCGAGAAGTACACCGAACACATTCTTGACCTGCAAGAAAAGGGTGCGCCAGTAGGAGGAATTGGGATTCAAGGTCATATTGATAGTCCGGTTGGTCCAATCGTATGTTCAGCTCTAGATAAGCTAGGAATCCTCGGTTTACCGATATGGTTCACAGAACTGGATGTCTCCTCGGTCAATGAGCACATAAGGGCAGATGATATGGAAGTAATGATGTGGGAAGCTTTTGGACATCCAGCGGTCGAAGGTATAATGTTATGGGGGTTTTGGGAACTGTTCATGAGCAGAGACAACTCTCACTTGGTGGATGCGGAAGGAGATGTTAATGAAGCTGGTAAAAGGTTTTTGTCAGTGAAAAAAGCTTGGCTCTCTCATGCTAATGGACATATCGATCAAAACGGTGCGTTTCCGTTTAGAGGGTATAATGGAAACTATGCTGTTGAAGTGATTACTACTTCTTCTACTAAGGTTCTGAAAACGTTTGTTGTTGAAAAGGGAGATTCGTCTCAGGTTATTACTGTTGATCTTCAAGGTCTGTGA
- the LOC104787241 gene encoding amino acid permease 1-like, with translation MTGGRKVQLCGVAQYGNLIGITVGYTITASISLVAVGKANCYHDKGKQADCSVSNYPYMAVFGIIQVILSQIPNFHKLSFLSIMAAVMSFTYATIGIGLAISYVAVGKVGKTSITGTAVGVDVTAAQKIWRSFQAVGDIAFAYAYATVLIEIQDTLRSSPAENKAMKRASLVGVSTTTFFYILCGCFGYAAFGSDAPGDFLTDFGFYEPYWLVDFANACIAAHLIGAYQVFAQPIFQFVEKKCNRNYPDNKFITAEYSVNVPVLGKFNISLFRLVWRTAYVVVTTVVAMIFPFFNAILGLIGAASFWPLTVYFPVEMHIAQTKIKKYSARWIALKMMCYVCLIVSLLAAAGSIAGLISSVKTYKPFRTVHE, from the exons ATGACAGGTGGTAGGAAAGTGCAGCTCTGTGGAGTGGCACAGTATGGGAATCTGATTGGGATTACTGTTGGTTACACCATCACTGCTTCTATTAGTTTGGT AGCGGTCGGGAAAGCGAACTGTTACCACGATAAAGGGAAACAGGCGGATTGTAGTGTATCGAATTATCCGTATATGGCTGTCTTTGGGATCATTCAGGTTATTCTTAGCCAGATCCCAAATTTTCACAAGCTCTCTTTCCTTTCCATTATGGCTGCGGTCATGTCCTTCACTTATGCAACTATTGGAATTGGTCTAGCCATTTCGTATGTCGCAG ttGGGAAAGTGGGTAAGACAAGTATTACGGGCACAGCGGTTGGAGTTGATGTAACCGCAGCTCAGAAGATATGGAGATCGTTTCAAGCGGTTGGGGACATAGCGTTCGCTTATGCTTACGCCACAGTTCTCATTGAGATTCAG GATACACTAAGATCTAGCCCAGCTGAGAACAAAGCCATGAAAAGAGCAAGTCTTGTGGGAGTATCAACAACCACATTTTTCTACATCTTATGTGGATGTTTTGGATATGCTGCATTTGGAAGCGATGCCCCTGGAGATTTCCTTACAGATTTCGGGTTTTATGAGCCCTATTGGCTAGTTGACTTTGCAAACGCTTGTATCGCTGCCCATCTTATTGGTGCCTATCAG GTGTTCGCGCAACCGATCTTCCAGTTTGTAGAGAAAAAATGCAACAGAAACTATCCAGACAACAAGTTCATCACTGCTGAATATTCAGTAAACGTACCTGTCCTTGGAAAATTCAACATCAGCCTCTTTAGATTGGTGTGGAGGACAGCTTATGTGGTTGTAACAACTGTGGTAGCTATGATATTCCCTTTCTTCAACGCGATCTTGGGTCTTATAGGAGCAGCTTCCTTCTGGCCTTTAACTGTTTATTTCCCTGTGGAGATGCACATTGCACAGACCAAGATTAAGAAGTACTCTGCTAGATGGATTGCGCTGAAAATGATGTGCTATGTTTGCTTGATCGTTTCACTACTAGCTGCGGCTGGATCCATCGCCGGACTGATAAGTAGTGTCAAGACATACAAGCCCTTCCGGACTGTCCATGAGTGA